Proteins from a genomic interval of Armatimonadota bacterium:
- a CDS encoding glutaminyl-peptide cyclotransferase gives MLRAIRRLGTAALAGLVVLAACGPGGAKSTTQQPLEPAPETAPVYGFKIVKEYPHDPKGFTQGLVYLDGFLYEGTGQEGLSSLRKVELETGRVLKKVDLDSRLFGEGIAILNDKVYQLTWRNQTGFVYDLATFRKEREFSYRTEGWGLTHDGAHLIMSDGTATLYFLNPESLRIERQIIVTDGGIRQDYLNELEMINGEIWANIWNSDMIARLDPKSGKINSYVDLTGILATKHRHGKEDVLNGIAYDKKNDRIFVTGKNWARLFEIKVEPKPKAN, from the coding sequence ATGTTGCGCGCAATCAGACGGCTTGGGACGGCGGCTTTGGCAGGTCTTGTCGTGCTGGCCGCTTGCGGACCAGGCGGCGCAAAAAGCACAACCCAACAACCGCTTGAGCCTGCGCCCGAAACGGCCCCCGTTTACGGGTTTAAGATTGTCAAAGAGTATCCGCACGACCCCAAAGGCTTCACCCAGGGTCTGGTCTATCTAGACGGGTTTCTCTACGAAGGAACGGGACAGGAGGGCCTCTCCAGCCTGCGCAAAGTCGAACTGGAAACCGGGCGCGTGCTGAAGAAGGTCGATTTGGACAGCCGACTCTTCGGCGAGGGCATCGCGATCTTAAACGACAAGGTCTACCAATTGACCTGGCGCAACCAGACGGGATTTGTGTACGACCTGGCCACCTTCCGCAAAGAGCGCGAGTTCAGCTATCGCACCGAAGGATGGGGGCTGACGCACGACGGCGCGCATTTGATTATGAGCGACGGCACGGCGACGCTCTACTTTCTCAATCCAGAGAGTCTGCGGATCGAGAGACAGATTATCGTAACGGACGGCGGCATTCGTCAGGACTATCTGAACGAACTTGAAATGATCAACGGCGAGATTTGGGCAAACATCTGGAACTCCGACATGATCGCCCGGCTCGATCCTAAGAGCGGAAAGATCAACAGTTACGTCGATCTGACAGGGATATTGGCAACGAAGCATCGGCACGGCAAGGAAGACGTGCTGAACGGCATTGCGTACGACAAAAAGAACGATCGAATCTTTGTTACGGGCAAGAACTGGGCAAGGCTCTTTGAGATCAAGGTCGAGCCGAAGCCCAAGGCTAATTGA
- the glpX gene encoding class II fructose-bisphosphatase: protein MERNLGLEFVRATEAAALSSGRWVGKGDRHMVDHAACEAMRKALSDVEIKGVVVIGEGERDEAPMLYIGEEVGSGKGPGVQIAVDPVEGTNLVATGSPGAISVMAAAMESEGHLLHAPDIYMDKLVVGKPAKGAIDITRPVQANLKEIARCLGKEVQDLTVGLLDRPRHEKLIEDIRASGARIRLISDGDLSLAIEALDPEGEVDVALGIGGAPEGVLSAAACICTDGEIQGRLVCRNEADRERTAKILGGDPERVLMMDDLAQGNLMFVATGITGGNLLRGVRFTGTGAVTHSIVMRSKSGTVRKIETIHKFTNGPKY from the coding sequence ATGGAACGCAATTTAGGGTTGGAGTTCGTTCGTGCGACGGAGGCCGCCGCGCTCAGTTCGGGACGCTGGGTGGGCAAGGGCGACCGGCACATGGTCGATCATGCGGCGTGCGAGGCGATGCGAAAGGCGCTGAGCGACGTGGAGATTAAGGGCGTTGTGGTGATCGGCGAGGGCGAGCGCGACGAGGCGCCGATGCTCTACATCGGCGAAGAAGTGGGCTCTGGGAAGGGCCCTGGCGTCCAGATCGCGGTCGATCCGGTGGAGGGTACTAATCTGGTAGCGACCGGCTCTCCGGGCGCGATCAGCGTGATGGCGGCGGCCATGGAATCGGAAGGGCATTTGCTCCATGCGCCCGACATTTACATGGACAAGCTAGTGGTCGGCAAGCCGGCCAAGGGCGCGATCGATATCACTCGGCCTGTTCAGGCAAACCTTAAGGAGATAGCTCGGTGTTTGGGCAAGGAGGTCCAAGACCTTACCGTAGGGTTGTTGGATCGTCCACGGCACGAGAAGCTGATCGAGGACATCCGCGCATCGGGGGCCAGGATACGGTTGATCTCGGATGGCGATCTTTCGTTGGCTATCGAGGCGCTGGACCCTGAGGGCGAAGTGGACGTGGCGCTGGGCATCGGGGGCGCTCCCGAAGGGGTGCTTTCGGCCGCCGCTTGCATCTGCACGGACGGCGAGATCCAAGGCCGGCTGGTGTGCCGAAACGAGGCCGATCGCGAGCGCACGGCCAAAATTTTGGGCGGCGATCCCGAGCGCGTGCTGATGATGGACGACTTGGCGCAAGGCAATCTGATGTTTGTGGCGACCGGTATCACGGGCGGCAATCTGCTTCGCGGCGTGCGGTTTACAGGCACAGGCGCCGTAACGCACTCGATCGTCATGAGGAGCAAATCGGGCACCGTGCGCAAGATCGAGACGATCCACAAGTTCACCAACGGCCCGAAGTACTGA